CCGCACCCATGCCAGCAGCGCGTGCTCGTACCTCGACGGGATCGTGACCGTGAGTGTCGTGAGGCGGGTGGCGTTGCTCGGCAACTCCAGATAGCGTCGCCAGGCTTTTCGCACAAGTTGCGACATCGCGGAGTGGGTCATGCCGAGTTCGGCGGCCAGCGCCCGTTGGGATCTGCCTTTCACGAAAATCTCGTGCAAGGCCCACTGGTTCAGCGGCTTGGTCCGCGTAGCGTGCAGTCGCAACAGCCGGAACTGTTCGGCGG
This is a stretch of genomic DNA from Burkholderia cenocepacia. It encodes these proteins:
- a CDS encoding TrfB-related DNA-binding protein, with the protein product MTAEQFRLLRLHATRTKPLNQWALHEIFVKGRSQRALAAELGMTHSAMSQLVRKAWRRYLELPSNATRLTTLTVTIPSRYEHALLAWVRDAHRLSTQAGPDAAM